In the genome of Ziziphus jujuba cultivar Dongzao chromosome 10, ASM3175591v1, the window TTGCCACTCGGGATGCAAAGCTAATAGCATCAAACCCCACATTGCTGCAACAGCAGGAACTTCAGATCCTGCCAAGAAGAGATTCTTGCAATTGTCCACTATATATTGATCCTCAGCGGTTGGCCCAAGCTTAGCATTCTTGGCACCTTCCATGATCACTTTTAACATGTTCTCATCCTGATGAGGTCTTCCAATATGTCTGTTCTTTATGTCAATGATTATGgagttaatttctttttctagcctCCACACTTCCATGTTTTTCTTGGTGGGAAGAAATCTGCAGGGTTAAGGTGAATTATTCAGAAATTGGTAGGTCCAAACATTAAAAATtgagtttattatattataatgagtTAAAGGAGGACAAGTTTATAGACTTTGAGAAGGGAATCCCATTGAGTATTGTGGGTGAAGCCATGGTCTTAAGAAGAGCTCCATGCTTGGGGAATATGGTGTTTCCTTGTTCATAGTTGCTTCCAAACAAAATCTTAGAAATTACGGTTGAAGAGAAGCTTCTCACATAATCATGGACAGATAAATCTACAACCCCACCATctgtttgattaattttgctTTCCCATGTTTTAACTAGTGTATTTGCAGATTCCACCATTAGGTTCACCATGTCCTGCATTGTTTAGGTTCCACGTCCAATAGTttcaatatgaaattaaaatttaacttaCACATAAAGACACTTTTTGCAGCTGAGTCCAATAGCAAATTAAGCAAGGTTTTCTCGGATAATAATTCCAATTTGAAtctcatcatcatcaaaataataataaagtaagagTATGGTGACTGACCTTAATTTTGGACATGTAAAGATGGGGAGATACAGTTTTTCTTTGGTGGGCCCAAAGTGCACCGTTTGTGGAAATGAGGCCCTTGCCTAATAAAGGACCTCTGTCTTTCTGAAGATAAGCAGGCTTCCCCAAGTCCAACCATTTGAAGATGCTGAATTCTTTTACTAGTTTAACATCACAAACGTACAATATTTGCATCCCTCCAAGGGCAAACATGAACGTTGCTCCTGTTGTATATTTGATAGTATACATCAAACcatagtttttcttttcttttcacaaattgggaaagaaaaaaaaaagctatataattttttttcttttgtctttgtattatttcgaaagaaaaaaaaaaaaaggtaataaaaAACTTGGCATTgaggaaataaaaatttaaacaaacaaTTAATGAGAACAATAAACTAAAGCTATAGATTAGTTAAAAGAACGAACAGCTTATAGCAATATATATTCAGATTCATCAATTATACTTAAAGGTTCTTCAATCAGAAAGATACCCATCACTAAAAATATTcctatataataatgataactttattattattttgataaattgagaaCTGGGCAATTTTAGCACCATTTGgactttctaaaaaaatatataataatgataagtaAGAAATATATGGAGAGAAAAATGAAAGCGAGTACAATACCAATGAAGCGCATTGCGAAATGTGCACAGAACCAATATATATCATTCTCTCACTTTTCAATTTCATAACTTCagcaaattgattttaaaaataacatccaAAAACATTTTACATGTATTTTCTTGATTAAAAAGATacataatatagtaaaatatgtTTCACTTTATTAAGTAATTAGGAAGTGATATGTTCATGATagatatttatttcaaattcaaatatctcatttctaatattaaaaaaaaatttaaaaattagaaagtaaCATGAAAATTGAGAAATAGTAACACATGACTGAATTAAAAATcccagtgaaaaaaaaatagaataaataaattaatataccaAATTGCTTAGACCACTGCTTTAAATATGGAAAGAGGGATAAAGAATGGTCAATCAGTAACTTTTCTTTGACATGATCATTGACTGAAGTCCGGGACAATATCTGCCTCATTTCAGGAACATTCCCCAATATAACGGATGGCAATGGACCATTTATACCTTGCTTTCGAAACTTTGATCGTATAATTTTAGCTTTTACTCTGaatgtataataaatatacatCGACATCAATAATAAACACCCTATGAAAACCCAAACCATGCCCATACATTTTATGCTACAAGCCTCCTCCATTGCACTTCAATTAAGCTAGACCAGTTCTAGACTTAcaccgccaaaaaaaaaaaaaagaattgcgaGACCAGTTCTAGGCTAACTAGTATTAACTATACGAAATACGCCCatcacacatatttatatatacacacacaaatatatatatatatatatatattgtatatttaattGACGGAGGCATAGGGGATAGATAATTTAGCAAAGTAGTgcgagaaaaaaaattagacacacctcttcaataaaataaaggtgAAAAATGTTACGCGCCTCTTTTCTTTCCTACCCCTCCTATCATCATCTGATCTATTTCCCTTACCGATGGCTGAGATTCCTTTTGGTACTTTAGATAGGACatggcattttttattttattttattttattttattttttgtggctAAAAAGATTGGAGGTGACTTGTTTTTTTGCTGGTTAAAGATTGGCCATGACTTGATATTTCACTTGCTtgtctcattttcttttttctatttttggtacGATGCTTGTCTCATTTATATTGATAAAGATCCTCTCCAATAACAACTCACTTTTCATTTATATCGATAGTGATTTGCTTgtctcttattttttttaaggctttttttattcatataacaTTTGCACTTCagtttaaaaaaaggaaaaatttacTATTTATGATTATGGATGATAATCATcactttatttaataaattttaataaaaatatttaatttttattattttgttattttaaaatttgaaaataaatattttaataataattatttaaattattatataacatATAAGTTATACTATTGATTAttcactaataataataaataatatttttcaaaaacaattctcTTTATTTAAAGATCAAAGATGACTTATTTTTTTACTGGTTAAAGTTTAaacaaaatgattaattttaatggttgaacatctatatttat includes:
- the LOC107411125 gene encoding cytochrome P450 714C2-like, with translation MEEACSIKCMGMVWVFIGCLLLMSMYIYYTFRVKAKIIRSKFRKQGINGPLPSVILGNVPEMRQILSRTSVNDHVKEKLLIDHSLSLFPYLKQWSKQFGATFMFALGGMQILYVCDVKLVKEFSIFKWLDLGKPAYLQKDRGPLLGKGLISTNGALWAHQRKTVSPHLYMSKIKDMVNLMVESANTLVKTWESKINQTDGGVVDLSVHDYVRSFSSTVISKILFGSNYEQGNTIFPKHGALLKTMASPTILNGIPFSKFLPTKKNMEVWRLEKEINSIIIDIKNRHIGRPHQDENMLKVIMEGAKNAKLGPTAEDQYIVDNCKNLFLAGSEVPAVAAMWGLMLLALHPEWQARLALRFSKFVAAVITSSMLICLAR